In the Chloroflexota bacterium genome, one interval contains:
- a CDS encoding PLP-dependent aminotransferase family protein: MTEFNFEALYSKSAADRVGSMGQRRWGQAGMLAPIKYSFEGGMPDPSTYPMEGIADATRRVCMTDRLALNYGALMGFDGFRDQVVRLESIFPGRKPTRDDVLITSGASQALQLIYAAFINPGDTVILEEQSYVAQQIRVYHPNVVTVPMDEHGYVVAEFRKLLVDLTNKGIRPKLFYTVTGFHNPLGISFRQDRYQAALDLAKEFGFVIVEDDPYSRIRFAGDDVPSMYSMDDTGRYVIRTGTVSKILGAGLRLGWVIAHPDILRVCTQFKQDGGTNPFAQRVAAEFWKDNLWSHIKVVTASYKHKRDTMVAALKEHCRDLSDWNMPDGGIFLWVNLHKDVDDVKLNDVSAQESVAYRPGVAFASDPAKGKGVLRLAYSFQDPETITEGIKRLGRAMHAAAD, from the coding sequence GTGACGGAATTCAACTTTGAAGCGTTGTATTCGAAGTCCGCAGCCGATCGAGTAGGCTCGATGGGCCAGCGCCGCTGGGGCCAGGCGGGCATGCTGGCGCCGATCAAGTATTCGTTCGAAGGCGGTATGCCCGACCCGAGCACCTACCCGATGGAAGGCATCGCTGATGCGACGCGCCGCGTCTGTATGACCGACCGCCTGGCGCTGAACTACGGCGCCTTGATGGGCTTCGACGGCTTCCGTGACCAGGTGGTGCGCCTCGAGAGCATCTTCCCCGGGCGCAAGCCGACTCGCGACGACGTGCTAATCACGTCAGGCGCGAGCCAGGCACTGCAACTGATCTACGCGGCCTTCATTAACCCCGGCGACACCGTGATTCTGGAAGAGCAGTCGTACGTCGCGCAGCAGATCCGGGTCTACCATCCGAACGTCGTGACCGTGCCGATGGATGAGCACGGCTACGTGGTTGCCGAGTTCCGCAAGTTGCTGGTCGACCTGACCAACAAGGGCATCCGCCCGAAGCTGTTCTACACAGTGACCGGCTTCCACAACCCGCTCGGCATCTCGTTCAGGCAGGATCGCTACCAGGCGGCGCTCGACCTGGCCAAGGAGTTCGGCTTCGTCATCGTCGAAGACGATCCGTACAGCCGCATCCGCTTCGCGGGCGACGATGTGCCGAGCATGTACAGCATGGACGACACCGGCCGCTATGTGATTCGCACCGGCACCGTCTCGAAGATCCTCGGCGCGGGCTTGCGCCTCGGCTGGGTCATTGCGCACCCGGACATCCTGCGCGTCTGCACGCAGTTCAAGCAGGACGGCGGCACCAATCCGTTCGCGCAGCGCGTCGCGGCCGAGTTCTGGAAGGACAACCTCTGGAGCCACATTAAGGTCGTGACGGCGTCGTACAAGCACAAGCGCGACACGATGGTCGCCGCGCTGAAGGAACATTGCAGGGACCTGTCGGACTGGAACATGCCGGACGGCGGCATCTTCCTCTGGGTCAACCTGCACAAGGATGTGGACGATGTGAAGTTGAACGACGTGTCTGCGCAGGAAAGCGTGGCCTATCGCCCTGGCGTTGCGTTTGCCAGCGACCCTGCCAAGGGCAAGGGCGTTCTGCGCCTGGCATATTCATTCCAGGACCCGGAGACGATCACCGAGGGCATCAAGCGGCTGGGCCGCGCGATGCACGCCGCCGCGGACTAG
- a CDS encoding DUF971 domain-containing protein has protein sequence MSNRNERRPDELSLDMNHRILQIKWMDGHISQYDFDYLRRKCPCAECRPWIHGAAPVGAVPDSVKTASGDIAGPQHVQFVGSYAVTIQFADGHGAGIYTWPYLREICPCGQHGESDIKKKEA, from the coding sequence ATGAGCAATCGCAACGAGCGCCGCCCCGACGAGCTGTCGCTCGACATGAACCACCGCATCCTGCAGATCAAGTGGATGGACGGCCACATCAGCCAGTACGACTTCGACTACCTGCGGCGCAAGTGCCCGTGTGCCGAGTGCCGGCCGTGGATACATGGCGCGGCGCCAGTCGGTGCGGTACCGGATAGCGTCAAGACCGCCTCCGGCGACATCGCTGGTCCCCAGCATGTCCAGTTTGTTGGCTCGTACGCGGTGACGATCCAGTTTGCCGACGGGCACGGCGCGGGCATCTACACCTGGCCGTATCTGCGCGAAATCTGCCCATGCGGACAGCACGGCGAGTCCGACATCAAAAAGAAGGAAGCATGA
- a CDS encoding DinB family protein, producing MKRLINPEKALRTLRKTPVLLAALLNGVSAEQAARLRDGPDGWSMLYTLCHMRDEEAIFTQRVSDLLARPNPTFAYVLNDDLVARNKYDAADFHATVDEFLSRRRAFITLLEGVSDEQWQLEGVHPLQGPATLLDVALNVGLHDVDHLEQIARALAGTP from the coding sequence ATGAAACGCCTGATCAACCCCGAGAAGGCATTGCGGACGCTGCGCAAAACGCCCGTGCTGCTGGCCGCGCTCCTGAACGGCGTCAGCGCGGAGCAGGCCGCACGCCTGCGCGACGGCCCTGATGGCTGGAGCATGCTCTACACGCTCTGCCACATGCGCGACGAGGAGGCCATTTTCACGCAGCGCGTATCGGACCTGCTGGCCAGGCCCAACCCGACGTTTGCCTACGTGCTGAATGACGACCTGGTTGCGCGCAACAAATACGATGCAGCCGACTTTCACGCGACGGTTGACGAGTTCCTCTCGCGCCGGCGCGCTTTCATCACGCTGCTGGAAGGCGTGAGTGACGAGCAGTGGCAGTTGGAGGGCGTGCATCCGCTGCAGGGCCCGGCGACGCTGCTCGATGTGGCGCTCAACGTCGGCCTGCACGACGTGGACCATCTGGAGCAGATCGCAAGGGCATTGGCTGGTACCCCGTGA
- a CDS encoding TIGR02452 family protein: MRIAAVGRYEIGGRTVHIADAVRQAVSSTKTFSPDALVPSPQPGKTGTRTTVANETTLAAGARFVAAGKRVLALNFASPSHPGGGFLDGALAQEETLARSSALYTCLKDSPMYAYHWKHRDPLFADYVIISPDVPVFRSDNGDLLAEPYLCSFITSPAVHKGFLLEEDPRRAAEIGPVMRLRINKVLGIAALYRHDVLVLGAWGCGAFENNPVEIAGLFSEALSGAFRDVFPSVHFAVYDRWEDRRQITPFERQFA; encoded by the coding sequence GTGCGAATTGCCGCCGTAGGTCGATACGAGATTGGCGGGCGCACGGTTCACATTGCTGATGCAGTTCGGCAAGCGGTATCCAGTACAAAGACTTTTTCGCCCGACGCGCTCGTACCGTCGCCGCAACCAGGCAAAACAGGTACACGGACAACTGTTGCCAACGAGACAACGCTGGCGGCAGGCGCACGGTTTGTGGCTGCTGGCAAACGCGTGCTGGCGCTCAATTTTGCTTCACCGTCTCATCCCGGCGGCGGGTTTCTTGATGGCGCACTTGCGCAGGAGGAAACACTTGCCCGCTCCTCCGCGTTGTACACGTGCCTCAAAGACAGCCCGATGTATGCCTATCATTGGAAGCATCGGGATCCGCTTTTTGCAGATTATGTCATTATTTCGCCTGATGTGCCAGTATTTCGTTCTGATAATGGCGACTTGCTGGCAGAGCCGTATCTTTGCTCATTCATAACTTCGCCGGCCGTTCATAAGGGTTTTCTACTTGAAGAAGACCCGCGGCGAGCGGCGGAGATTGGCCCGGTCATGCGGTTACGCATTAACAAAGTGCTGGGCATTGCCGCGCTGTACCGGCATGATGTCTTGGTGCTTGGCGCGTGGGGCTGCGGCGCGTTTGAAAACAATCCGGTCGAGATCGCAGGGCTGTTCAGTGAGGCCCTGTCTGGTGCATTTCGAGATGTCTTTCCCTCCGTGCATTTCGCGGTATATGACCGCTGGGAAGACCGCCGGCAAATCACGCCGTTTGAGCGGCAGTTTGCGTAG
- a CDS encoding MFS transporter: MIVFVDVLGLGITLPVLPLYAQNEFGASAQDIAGITSLFFFAQMLAAPVLGRLSDAFGRRPLLLASQGGTFIALLVNALAQSMGMIYLARVIDGLTGGNISVAQAYLTDITDERNRASGLGVINAAFGAGFVFGPAFGAFMAAQFGARVPFMIAAGVSLVTIALTYFLLPESHTAEKRRVAAQNAHGAPAMNMGTILRNPAVVLILLIGFTGQFAFFGFQSTFVLWADKIMLKGASTDDAQRIVGGIFTLIGIMNIIAQVWLIRPLVRRFGEKPLIAGGVAIRGLAFGILPALPLLPVVLLTAPLQAIGGSVLQPALIALLTYLLPGRRGQVIGIYSSAGSIGNVIGPLAAGYLFQFVNPSAPMWMSAGVSVITLAFALALWKLTPPVSTPMHPIHGALGGRPAPTGAPAQAAVPAKTVNE; encoded by the coding sequence ATGATCGTGTTTGTAGACGTGCTGGGGCTTGGTATTACCTTGCCCGTACTGCCGCTGTACGCGCAGAACGAGTTTGGCGCGTCGGCGCAGGATATTGCGGGAATCACCAGCCTTTTCTTCTTCGCACAAATGCTGGCCGCGCCGGTGCTCGGCCGCCTGTCCGATGCGTTCGGGCGGCGCCCCTTGCTGCTCGCCAGCCAGGGCGGAACGTTCATTGCGCTGCTGGTCAATGCGCTGGCGCAGTCAATGGGCATGATCTACCTTGCACGTGTAATCGACGGCCTGACCGGCGGAAACATTTCGGTGGCGCAGGCGTATCTGACCGACATCACCGACGAGCGCAACCGCGCCAGCGGCCTCGGCGTCATCAACGCGGCGTTCGGCGCCGGCTTTGTCTTCGGCCCGGCGTTCGGCGCATTCATGGCCGCGCAGTTCGGCGCGCGCGTGCCGTTTATGATCGCGGCCGGCGTGTCGCTGGTGACGATCGCACTGACCTACTTCCTGCTACCGGAATCGCACACCGCCGAGAAGCGCAGGGTTGCAGCGCAGAACGCGCACGGTGCGCCGGCCATGAACATGGGCACGATTCTGCGCAATCCGGCCGTCGTGCTGATCCTGCTGATCGGCTTCACCGGACAGTTCGCTTTCTTCGGCTTCCAGTCGACGTTCGTGCTGTGGGCTGACAAAATCATGCTGAAAGGCGCGTCCACTGACGACGCCCAACGCATCGTCGGCGGCATCTTCACGCTCATCGGCATCATGAACATCATCGCGCAGGTCTGGCTGATCCGGCCATTGGTGCGCCGCTTCGGCGAAAAACCGCTGATTGCCGGCGGCGTTGCCATCCGCGGCCTCGCCTTTGGCATTCTGCCGGCCCTGCCGCTTTTGCCGGTCGTACTGCTCACGGCGCCACTGCAGGCGATCGGCGGCAGTGTCTTGCAGCCGGCGCTGATCGCCCTGTTGACCTACCTGTTGCCCGGCCGGCGCGGGCAGGTGATCGGCATTTACAGTTCGGCAGGTAGCATCGGCAATGTGATCGGGCCGCTGGCAGCCGGCTACCTCTTCCAGTTCGTGAATCCGTCCGCGCCCATGTGGATGTCAGCCGGCGTGAGTGTCATCACGCTGGCATTCGCGCTGGCGCTGTGGAAGCTGACGCCCCCGGTCAGCACGCCGATGCACCCGATCCATGGTGCGCTTGGCGGCCGCCCGGCCCCCACCGGCGCGCCAGCCCAGGCAGCCGTGCCGGCAAAGACGGTCAACGAATAA
- a CDS encoding four helix bundle protein — protein sequence MLAPKPYDIRERTFRFAVEVIQWSRKLPRDMATQILVRQLVRASTSVGANVEEADGTETSRDRINKWNIARKEARETRYWLRIIAATDASAASSTDLERESDELVRILTVLIRNHRANSQS from the coding sequence ATGCTAGCGCCAAAGCCCTATGATATCCGTGAGCGAACATTTCGATTTGCAGTTGAGGTAATACAATGGTCACGAAAACTGCCTCGCGACATGGCGACGCAGATACTGGTGCGACAACTCGTGCGGGCCAGCACATCGGTCGGCGCAAATGTCGAAGAGGCCGATGGCACAGAAACGTCACGTGACCGCATCAACAAATGGAACATCGCACGCAAAGAGGCCAGGGAGACGCGCTACTGGCTTCGCATTATTGCGGCCACAGATGCTTCAGCCGCTTCGAGCACGGACCTGGAGCGCGAGTCTGACGAGTTGGTTCGAATCTTAACCGTGCTCATTCGCAACCATCGGGCAAATAGCCAATCATAG
- a CDS encoding FAD-binding protein → MSNIVDELRDKIRGEVRFDQISRALYSTDASIYQIEPVGVVVPRDADDIQAVLEVAGRNQTPVLVRGGGTSLSGQSVGEAILMDCSKYFNNVLEINSEERWVRVQPGVVLDHLNKALEPHGLWFGPDVAPSNRATLGGMMGNNSAGMRSIVYGKTIDHVISQNVLLSDGTRAVFEALDEPAFQAKTRLATLEAQIYREIERIAEANRAEVEARFPKVLRRVGGYNLDAWGRNGVRNMAHMAIGSEGTLVAVTEAKLKLVPRPKMTSLSIIHFSDMFAALDAMVDVVSCSPTSVELIDRLVLDMTRQSPEYARKLTFVEGDPNALLIVEFFGASVDELKAQQASLEAKMRNAGHGYAMVHLLDRTAIANCITIRKQGQGLLNGIKGDARPIAFVEDCAVPVAKLASFIRTFAKILEDNGTSGAFYAHASVGLLHVRPLINLKNAEGIQRMYQIAQQASDLVLEYGGSFSSEHGDGLTRSCFNEKMFGPQLYQAFRDVKSAFDPGKLMNPGKIVDAPAMTENLRYGTNYRSAEFKTVFDYTHDGGSWARAIEACNGMGECRKIGDGTMCPSFQATRDETHSTRGRANVLRLAMTGRLPGESLTSRRVYDVLDLCLECKGCKAECSTNVDMAKYKYEFLHNYYAANGKPLRARLFGNIHYLSKLGSAFAPLSNWTLGLAPTKWVLSQVGITPSRNLPPFVRDTFESRMPALHIGRQAPAASGAPQVALFVDTYMNHNYPSIGVAAAKVLQSAGVEVFAPQRPCCGRPFISKGLLDEAKSLAARNIELLAPIARAGIPIVGAEPSCLLTLREEYVDFFPDSADAKLVASKAMLLEEFLPSVKDKLKFAPDKKNVLIHGHCHQKAACGMGPVTGALKLNPGFAVTESGAGCCGMAGAFGFESEHYELSMKVGEDRLFPKVRAQSPDTEIAVSGVSCRQQVEHGTGRKPKHWIEVMAESLA, encoded by the coding sequence ATGTCAAACATAGTGGACGAGCTGCGCGACAAGATTCGCGGCGAAGTGCGGTTCGATCAGATCTCGCGGGCGCTGTATTCGACCGACGCCAGCATCTACCAGATCGAACCGGTCGGCGTGGTCGTGCCGCGCGATGCCGACGACATCCAGGCGGTGCTGGAAGTGGCGGGGCGGAACCAGACGCCAGTGCTGGTGCGCGGCGGCGGCACGAGCCTCTCCGGCCAGTCGGTCGGCGAAGCGATCTTGATGGATTGCTCGAAGTACTTCAACAATGTCCTCGAGATCAATAGCGAGGAGCGCTGGGTGCGCGTGCAGCCCGGTGTTGTGCTCGACCATCTGAACAAAGCGCTGGAGCCGCACGGGCTCTGGTTCGGTCCCGATGTCGCGCCCAGTAACCGCGCCACGCTCGGCGGCATGATGGGCAACAACTCCGCCGGCATGCGCTCAATTGTCTACGGCAAGACGATCGACCACGTCATATCGCAGAACGTGCTGCTGAGCGATGGCACGCGCGCTGTCTTCGAGGCGCTGGACGAGCCGGCGTTTCAGGCCAAGACGCGCCTCGCCACACTCGAAGCACAGATCTATCGCGAGATCGAGCGGATCGCCGAGGCGAACCGGGCCGAGGTCGAAGCGCGCTTCCCGAAGGTCCTGCGCCGGGTCGGCGGCTACAACCTCGACGCGTGGGGTCGCAACGGCGTGCGCAACATGGCGCACATGGCGATCGGCTCTGAAGGCACACTCGTGGCCGTCACCGAGGCGAAACTGAAGCTGGTGCCGCGCCCGAAGATGACCAGCCTCTCGATCATCCATTTCAGCGACATGTTTGCCGCGCTCGACGCCATGGTTGACGTCGTCTCGTGCAGCCCAACCTCCGTCGAGTTGATCGACCGGCTGGTGCTCGACATGACGCGCCAGTCGCCGGAGTATGCCCGCAAGCTGACGTTCGTCGAGGGTGATCCGAACGCGCTGCTGATCGTCGAATTCTTCGGCGCGTCGGTGGATGAGTTGAAGGCGCAGCAAGCGTCGCTCGAAGCGAAGATGCGGAACGCCGGCCACGGCTACGCCATGGTGCACTTGCTCGACCGCACGGCAATCGCGAACTGCATCACGATCCGCAAGCAGGGGCAGGGACTGCTGAATGGCATCAAGGGCGACGCCCGCCCGATTGCGTTTGTCGAAGACTGCGCCGTGCCGGTCGCCAAGCTCGCGAGCTTCATCCGCACGTTTGCCAAGATACTCGAGGACAATGGCACGTCGGGGGCATTTTACGCGCATGCCAGCGTTGGTCTGCTGCACGTGCGCCCGCTGATCAACCTGAAGAACGCCGAAGGCATCCAGCGCATGTACCAGATCGCCCAGCAGGCCAGCGACCTGGTGCTTGAATACGGCGGCTCGTTCAGCAGCGAGCATGGCGATGGCCTGACGCGTTCCTGCTTCAACGAGAAGATGTTCGGGCCGCAGCTATATCAGGCGTTCCGCGACGTCAAGTCCGCGTTTGACCCCGGCAAGTTGATGAACCCCGGCAAGATTGTGGATGCGCCGGCGATGACGGAGAATCTGCGCTACGGCACGAATTACCGCAGCGCGGAGTTCAAAACCGTGTTCGACTATACTCACGACGGCGGCTCGTGGGCGCGCGCCATCGAGGCGTGCAACGGCATGGGCGAGTGCCGCAAGATCGGCGACGGCACCATGTGCCCGTCGTTTCAGGCTACGCGCGACGAAACGCACTCGACGCGCGGGCGTGCCAATGTGCTGCGGCTGGCAATGACCGGGCGGTTGCCGGGCGAGTCGCTCACGTCCAGGCGCGTCTATGACGTGCTTGACCTATGCCTCGAATGCAAGGGATGCAAGGCCGAGTGCTCCACCAATGTGGACATGGCCAAATACAAGTACGAGTTCCTGCACAACTACTACGCAGCCAACGGCAAGCCGCTGCGCGCGCGGTTGTTCGGCAACATCCATTACCTGAGCAAGCTCGGTTCAGCGTTTGCACCGCTGTCGAACTGGACGCTCGGGCTGGCGCCGACGAAGTGGGTGCTGTCGCAGGTCGGCATTACGCCTTCGCGCAACTTGCCGCCGTTCGTGCGCGACACGTTCGAAAGCCGCATGCCCGCGCTGCACATCGGCCGGCAAGCGCCGGCGGCGTCCGGTGCGCCGCAGGTCGCGCTGTTCGTCGACACGTACATGAACCACAACTACCCGTCGATCGGCGTGGCGGCGGCGAAGGTGCTGCAGTCGGCCGGTGTCGAGGTGTTCGCGCCCCAGCGCCCATGCTGCGGCCGCCCGTTTATCTCCAAAGGACTGCTTGACGAGGCGAAGTCGCTGGCCGCGCGCAACATTGAACTGCTGGCGCCGATTGCGCGCGCCGGCATCCCGATCGTCGGCGCGGAGCCGTCGTGCCTGCTGACGCTGCGCGAGGAGTACGTCGACTTCTTCCCGGACAGCGCGGATGCCAAGTTGGTCGCCTCAAAGGCGATGCTGCTGGAGGAGTTCCTGCCATCAGTCAAAGACAAGCTCAAGTTTGCACCGGACAAGAAGAACGTGCTGATCCACGGCCATTGCCATCAAAAAGCCGCGTGCGGCATGGGGCCGGTGACTGGGGCGCTGAAGCTAAATCCGGGTTTTGCGGTGACGGAGAGCGGTGCGGGCTGTTGCGGCATGGCCGGCGCGTTTGGCTTCGAAAGCGAGCACTACGAGTTGTCGATGAAGGTCGGCGAGGATCGGCTGTTCCCGAAGGTGCGCGCTCAGTCGCCCGACACAGAGATTGCGGTTAGCGGCGTGTCATGCCGGCAGCAGGTCGAGCATGGCACCGGGCGCAAGCCGAAGCATTGGATCGAAGTGATGGCTGAGAGCCTTGCATAG
- the ppk1 gene encoding polyphosphate kinase 1 yields MPRQRLTRRASGANNSSADASPAPKKTHEVAAVPPDAVLFLNRELSQLEFFRRVLDEAQDETNPLLERVKFLSIVGSIMAEFFMIRVAGLRQQLAAGVVDRSTDGLTAAEQLKAIRKVVLDLMGDARNTLRALLPQLARAGIHIHDYATLDVEQRAALRAYFDQMVFPVLTPLAFDPARPFPHISNMSMNLAVIVRTQAGHERFARIKVPNTLPRLLPVKPPDDRAPANGRGPHDLHFVWLEQVIAANLAALFPGQTIVETHPFRITRDADIALQEMDAEDLLDTVEQSLRERRFGSVVRMTIDRDMPESIRDVLAENLDLSPDTIYTLDPPLGTSDLISLYALDRPDLKDPPFAPVRPPGLDDEEGDIFAAIRRQDILLHHPYDSFAPVVDFLEQAARDPHVLAIKQTLYRVGRNSPVVQALMEAARNGKQVAVVMELKARFDEESNIEWARALEQEGVHVVYGLVGLKTHSKIALVVRKEGDQLRRYVHLATGNYNPGTARLYTDIGLLTANPDMGADATDVFNYLTGYSTKTDYRKFLVAPINLRSGIDSLIRREIEHQKQGRGGHLILKLNSLVDKQIIHLLYEASQAGVKVDLIARGICCLRPGIPGVSDNIRVTSIVGRFLEHSRLFWFRNGGAEQVYAGSADLMPRNLDRRVEIVFPFEDPRVVRQVRDQILATYLADNVKARVMLPDGTYQRRRPEPGEATLSAQQVLLPRAERSV; encoded by the coding sequence ATGCCCCGTCAACGACTGACTCGCCGCGCGAGCGGCGCGAACAATAGCAGTGCCGATGCCTCGCCGGCACCCAAGAAGACACACGAAGTGGCCGCCGTACCACCGGACGCGGTACTATTCCTCAACCGCGAGCTCAGCCAGCTTGAGTTTTTCCGGCGCGTGCTCGATGAGGCGCAGGACGAGACCAATCCCCTGCTCGAACGCGTCAAGTTCCTGTCGATTGTCGGCTCGATCATGGCCGAATTCTTCATGATCCGCGTCGCCGGCCTCAGGCAGCAGCTTGCCGCCGGCGTGGTCGATCGCTCAACGGACGGCCTGACCGCTGCCGAACAGCTCAAGGCGATCCGGAAGGTCGTGCTCGACCTGATGGGCGACGCCCGCAACACACTGCGCGCCCTCTTGCCGCAACTGGCGCGCGCCGGCATCCATATCCACGACTACGCCACGCTGGATGTGGAACAGCGCGCAGCACTGCGCGCCTATTTCGACCAGATGGTCTTTCCGGTGCTGACGCCGCTCGCCTTCGACCCGGCGCGCCCATTCCCGCACATCTCCAACATGAGCATGAACCTGGCGGTGATCGTGCGCACGCAAGCCGGCCACGAGCGCTTTGCGCGCATCAAGGTGCCGAACACGCTGCCGCGTCTGCTGCCCGTCAAGCCGCCGGACGACCGCGCGCCGGCCAACGGGCGCGGCCCGCACGACCTGCATTTCGTCTGGCTGGAGCAGGTCATCGCTGCGAACCTCGCTGCGCTGTTCCCCGGGCAAACGATTGTCGAGACCCACCCGTTCCGCATCACCCGCGATGCTGATATCGCCCTGCAGGAGATGGACGCCGAAGACCTGCTGGACACGGTCGAGCAGAGCCTGCGCGAGCGGCGCTTCGGTTCGGTGGTGCGCATGACCATCGATCGCGATATGCCGGAGAGCATCCGTGACGTGCTCGCGGAGAACCTGGATCTATCGCCTGACACTATTTATACGCTGGATCCACCGTTGGGCACCAGCGACCTGATCAGCCTGTATGCACTTGATCGCCCGGACCTTAAGGACCCGCCGTTTGCGCCAGTGCGTCCGCCCGGGCTCGATGATGAAGAGGGCGACATCTTCGCAGCGATTCGGCGGCAGGATATTCTGCTGCACCACCCCTACGACTCGTTTGCGCCGGTTGTGGACTTCCTTGAGCAGGCGGCGCGTGATCCGCACGTGCTGGCGATCAAGCAGACGCTGTACCGCGTCGGGCGAAACTCGCCGGTTGTGCAGGCGCTGATGGAAGCGGCGCGCAACGGCAAGCAAGTCGCCGTCGTCATGGAACTCAAAGCGCGCTTCGACGAGGAGAGCAACATTGAATGGGCGCGCGCACTGGAGCAAGAGGGCGTGCACGTGGTCTACGGGCTGGTCGGTCTCAAGACGCACTCCAAGATCGCGCTGGTCGTGCGCAAGGAAGGCGACCAGTTGCGGCGCTACGTTCACCTGGCGACCGGCAACTATAACCCAGGAACGGCACGGCTCTACACCGATATCGGACTGCTAACCGCCAACCCGGACATGGGCGCGGATGCGACCGACGTGTTCAACTACCTGACCGGCTACTCGACCAAGACCGACTACCGCAAATTCCTCGTCGCACCGATCAACCTGCGCAGCGGCATCGACAGCCTGATCCGCCGCGAAATCGAGCACCAAAAGCAGGGGCGCGGCGGGCACCTGATCCTGAAACTCAATTCGCTGGTAGACAAGCAGATTATCCACCTGCTCTACGAGGCGTCGCAGGCCGGCGTCAAGGTGGACTTGATCGCGCGAGGCATTTGCTGCCTGCGGCCCGGTATCCCCGGTGTCAGCGACAACATCCGGGTCACCAGCATCGTCGGGCGATTCCTCGAGCACAGTCGCCTCTTCTGGTTCCGCAACGGCGGCGCTGAGCAGGTCTATGCCGGCAGCGCCGACTTGATGCCGCGCAATCTAGACCGGCGTGTCGAGATCGTGTTCCCATTTGAGGATCCGCGCGTGGTGCGCCAGGTGCGCGACCAGATCCTGGCGACATACCTGGCGGACAACGTCAAAGCGCGCGTGATGCTGCCGGACGGCACCTATCAGCGGCGGCGGCCCGAACCGGGCGAGGCGACGTTGAGCGCGCAGCAAGTGTTGCTACCGCGCGCCGAGCGCAGCGTATAG
- a CDS encoding MFS transporter, translated as MNAPKPRREAWQWNQYVVTLAIFITFVGFSFVSPFLSLYIHRELGIEDMREVALWNGFLFGITPLLGAFSGPFWGSLADRFGYKAMVQRALFTIIFVLTGMAFVQSVWHLLGLRVLLGLLGGVNAMGMALITSITPRERTGQAVGMIQGARSFSQAVAPAFGGIVADTVGMRQSFIVSGALAVSAFMLMTFAYRETAETRKAAKRGDGMSLGQLLRVPSFLAVFVVLFLVQMVDQSFNPIMPLFVTLLEGGNSASAATYSGFIISAAAVAITLSAAMVGRFAAKFPPRRMLFVTLAAGMLACIPIALAGSTLEFGLWRIVLGLFAGGSVTLAFTLGGTVIPNEIRGYGFGLLTSATLIGNAVSPMLFGALAGINLRFVYGLDAVVYAIVLAWVVLVLGRMGKDVPVEAVPVQAGR; from the coding sequence ATGAACGCGCCCAAGCCCCGCCGCGAAGCGTGGCAGTGGAACCAGTACGTCGTCACGCTGGCGATCTTCATCACTTTCGTTGGATTTTCGTTCGTCAGCCCGTTTCTGTCGCTGTATATCCACCGGGAACTCGGCATTGAAGACATGCGCGAGGTCGCACTGTGGAACGGCTTTCTGTTCGGCATTACCCCGCTGCTCGGCGCTTTCTCCGGCCCGTTCTGGGGCTCGCTGGCCGACCGCTTTGGCTACAAGGCGATGGTTCAGCGCGCACTGTTCACGATTATCTTCGTGCTGACCGGCATGGCCTTCGTGCAGTCCGTCTGGCATCTGTTGGGACTGCGCGTGCTGCTGGGGCTGCTCGGTGGCGTCAATGCCATGGGCATGGCGCTTATCACGTCGATCACGCCGCGCGAGCGCACCGGACAGGCGGTCGGAATGATTCAGGGCGCGCGGTCGTTCAGCCAGGCCGTGGCGCCCGCCTTTGGCGGCATCGTGGCCGACACGGTCGGCATGCGCCAGTCGTTCATCGTGAGCGGCGCGCTGGCGGTATCGGCGTTCATGCTAATGACGTTCGCCTACCGCGAAACGGCGGAAACGCGCAAGGCGGCCAAACGCGGTGACGGCATGTCGCTCGGCCAGTTGCTGCGTGTGCCCTCATTCCTGGCCGTGTTTGTCGTTCTGTTTCTGGTACAGATGGTGGACCAGTCGTTCAATCCGATCATGCCATTGTTCGTCACACTGCTGGAGGGCGGCAACAGCGCCAGTGCCGCCACCTATAGCGGGTTTATCATTTCGGCGGCGGCCGTGGCGATCACGTTGTCAGCCGCGATGGTGGGGCGCTTCGCCGCCAAGTTCCCGCCGCGCCGCATGCTTTTTGTGACGCTGGCCGCCGGCATGCTGGCCTGCATTCCGATTGCGCTGGCCGGGTCAACGCTGGAGTTCGGACTATGGCGCATTGTGCTCGGTCTGTTCGCCGGCGGATCGGTCACACTGGCGTTTACCCTGGGTGGCACGGTCATCCCCAATGAGATCCGCGGCTATGGGTTCGGTCTGCTCACCTCGGCCACGCTGATCGGCAATGCCGTCAGCCCGATGTTGTTCGGCGCGCTGGCCGGCATCAATCTCCGTTTCGTGTACGGACTGGACGCCGTGGTCTATGCCATTGTCCTCGCGTGGGTCGTCCTTGTACTGGGCCGCATGGGCAAAGACGTGCCGGTTGAAGCCGTGCCGGTACAGGCAGGCCGCTAA